One stretch of Novosphingobium pentaromativorans US6-1 DNA includes these proteins:
- a CDS encoding transporter substrate-binding domain-containing protein: MAPVAASAQEEQDRLVVATREAPPFAMKDPDGDWSGLAIDLWRRIAAERGYDYRFVESDLSGMIDGVADGRYDASVGALTITSGRETKVDFTHPFYPTGFGIAVHKSPRTWLSLMRNFFTIDFLKAVLALCALLLIVGFLFWLVERRHNPEEFGEGAEGIGSGFWFSAVTMTTVGYGDKAPRTPAGKAIALVWMFAAILIISTFTGMIASSLTAGRLSGAVTGPDDLPGVNVGSIRHSATDEWLTGEGIGFTGYPDVAAGLAALSAGKIDAFVYDEPLLRYMVRKGDDEELGMLPGTFGRQDYGIALRQGSALREPVDISLLAQVEGPEWRDEIRKTLGKRN, from the coding sequence CTGGCGCCAGTTGCCGCTTCGGCGCAAGAAGAACAGGACCGGCTCGTCGTCGCCACGCGCGAAGCGCCGCCTTTCGCCATGAAGGACCCCGACGGCGACTGGAGCGGCCTGGCGATTGACTTGTGGCGGCGCATCGCTGCCGAGCGCGGCTACGACTACCGTTTCGTCGAATCCGACCTTTCCGGCATGATCGATGGCGTCGCCGATGGCCGCTACGATGCCAGCGTCGGGGCCCTGACGATCACGTCCGGGCGCGAAACCAAGGTCGATTTCACCCATCCCTTCTATCCGACCGGTTTCGGGATCGCGGTCCACAAGTCGCCGCGCACGTGGCTTTCGCTGATGCGCAATTTCTTCACGATCGATTTCCTCAAGGCCGTGCTGGCACTTTGCGCCTTGCTGCTGATCGTGGGCTTCCTGTTCTGGCTGGTCGAGCGGCGTCACAATCCCGAGGAATTCGGCGAGGGCGCCGAGGGGATCGGTTCGGGCTTCTGGTTCTCGGCAGTGACGATGACGACGGTTGGCTATGGCGACAAGGCGCCGCGCACGCCGGCGGGCAAGGCTATTGCCCTGGTCTGGATGTTCGCTGCGATCCTGATCATTTCGACCTTCACCGGCATGATCGCCTCGTCGCTGACGGCGGGGCGGCTCTCCGGCGCGGTAACCGGGCCGGACGACCTGCCCGGCGTCAACGTGGGTTCGATCCGCCATTCTGCGACCGACGAATGGCTGACGGGGGAAGGAATCGGCTTCACCGGCTATCCCGATGTCGCAGCGGGTCTCGCCGCACTGAGCGCGGGCAAGATCGACGCCTTCGTCTATGACGAGCCGCTGCTGCGCTACATGGTGCGCAAGGGTGACGATGAGGAACTGGGGATGCTGCCCGGAACATTCGGGCGGCAGGATTACGGCATTGCGCTGCGACAGGGCAGTGCCTTGCGCGAGCCGGTCGACATATCCCTGCTGGCGCAAGTGGAAGGACCGGAGTGGCGCGACGAGATCCGCAAGACGCTTGGCAAGCGCAACTGA
- a CDS encoding bifunctional sulfur carrier protein/thiazole synthase protein, which produces MTDTSADTWTVAGRTFRSRLIVGTGKYKDFEQNAAAVEASGAEIVTVAVRRVNISDPKAPMLTDFIDPKKITYLPNTAGCFNAEEAIRTLRLAREAGGWDLVKLEVLGEARTLYPDMRETLKATEVLAAEGFKPMVYCADDPIAAKQLEEAGAVAIMPLGAPIGSGLGIQNKVTIRLIVEGASVPVLVDAGVGTASDASVAMELGCEGVLMNTAIAEARDPIRMARAMRLAVEAGRDAYLAGRMATRRYADPSSPLAGLI; this is translated from the coding sequence TTGACCGATACCTCCGCAGACACCTGGACCGTTGCCGGCCGCACATTCCGCTCGCGCCTGATCGTGGGCACCGGCAAGTACAAGGACTTCGAGCAGAACGCCGCGGCGGTCGAAGCCTCGGGCGCGGAAATCGTCACGGTGGCGGTGCGCCGGGTCAACATCTCCGACCCCAAGGCGCCGATGCTGACCGACTTCATCGACCCGAAGAAGATCACCTACCTGCCCAACACCGCTGGCTGCTTCAACGCCGAAGAGGCGATCCGCACCCTGCGCCTGGCGCGCGAAGCGGGCGGCTGGGACCTGGTGAAGCTGGAAGTGCTGGGCGAAGCGCGCACGCTCTATCCGGACATGCGCGAAACGCTCAAGGCAACCGAAGTGCTTGCCGCAGAGGGCTTCAAGCCGATGGTCTACTGCGCCGACGACCCGATCGCGGCCAAGCAGCTGGAGGAAGCGGGCGCCGTGGCGATCATGCCGCTGGGCGCGCCGATCGGTTCGGGGCTGGGTATCCAGAACAAGGTCACGATCCGCCTGATCGTCGAAGGCGCCAGCGTCCCGGTCCTCGTCGATGCCGGCGTGGGCACGGCATCGGACGCTTCGGTGGCGATGGAACTGGGCTGCGAAGGCGTGCTAATGAACACCGCCATCGCCGAAGCGCGCGACCCGATTCGCATGGCTCGCGCGATGCGGCTCGCCGTCGAGGCCGGCCGCGACGCCTATCTTGCCGGACGCATGGCCACCCGCCGCTACGCCGATCCGTCGAGCCCGCTGGCGGGACTCATCTGA
- the thiS gene encoding sulfur carrier protein ThiS, protein MAAELSLTVNGEPRRAASGSSIADLVTSLGLDPKKVAVEHNGEIAPRSTLADVPLGDGDVLEIVHFVGGG, encoded by the coding sequence ATGGCCGCAGAACTCTCGCTCACCGTCAACGGCGAACCGCGCCGGGCCGCTTCCGGCTCGAGCATCGCCGACCTCGTCACCAGCCTTGGCCTGGACCCGAAGAAAGTCGCGGTAGAGCACAACGGCGAAATCGCGCCGCGTTCGACTCTCGCCGACGTGCCGCTGGGCGATGGCGACGTGCTGGAGATCGTCCACTTCGTCGGCGGCGGCTGA
- a CDS encoding MerC domain-containing protein — MRSALLSIRNRLDRAGIVLSGLCAVHCILGVVLVGILGLGGEVLLSPAIHRVGLALALVVGLVSLGFGVMRHGRVGPMIVGGLGLALMAMAIAVGHGLPEAVLTVLGVSLVALAHITNLRSHVHS; from the coding sequence ATGCGCAGCGCCCTGTTATCGATTCGCAACCGGCTTGACCGTGCAGGCATCGTCCTGAGCGGGCTGTGCGCCGTGCATTGCATCCTTGGCGTGGTTCTCGTCGGCATTCTCGGCCTGGGCGGCGAAGTCCTGCTTTCTCCCGCGATCCACCGGGTTGGCCTCGCCTTGGCGCTCGTGGTCGGTCTCGTCTCGCTCGGTTTCGGCGTGATGCGTCACGGCCGCGTCGGGCCGATGATCGTCGGCGGGCTCGGACTGGCGCTGATGGCCATGGCGATTGCGGTGGGCCACGGCCTGCCCGAAGCGGTGCTGACCGTGCTGGGCGTCAGCCTCGTGGCGCTTGCCCACATCACCAACTTGCGCAGCCACGTCCACTCCTGA
- a CDS encoding COX15/CtaA family protein, whose translation MRVADGRPIIGTSDDITPMVRWLLCVAALVILIVAVGGITRLTESGLSITQWKPITGAIPPLTEAQWQAEFAGYKQIPQYVDVNGPAGMTLAQYKFIYFWEWVHRLLARLIGLAFALPLAWFWLKRTIPLGYKPRLLALLALGGLQGAVGWWMVSSGLSPEALDRVSHFRLAAHLLTALVTLGGLIWTALDLAQLRLGQPPARVTRFGGIVLAMLAFQLFMGAMVAGLRAGYVAGAGWFNPGAWPLMQGSLFPDGVEWGLGPLHVLFSDPYMTHFIHRWWAWAVVAALVVLSRHMRALRARGTSVAIHCAFGTQILLGIFTVWSGVTLWIAVAHQLCAALLVAVTVWGVHILGRRDMVGLGV comes from the coding sequence ATGAGAGTTGCAGACGGTCGCCCGATAATAGGCACATCAGACGATATCACGCCGATGGTTCGGTGGCTGCTTTGCGTGGCAGCGCTCGTCATCCTTATCGTCGCGGTTGGCGGGATCACGCGATTGACCGAATCCGGTCTTTCGATCACCCAGTGGAAGCCGATCACCGGGGCCATCCCGCCCCTGACCGAGGCGCAGTGGCAGGCTGAATTCGCCGGCTACAAGCAGATTCCCCAGTATGTCGACGTGAACGGGCCGGCCGGCATGACGCTGGCGCAGTACAAGTTCATCTATTTCTGGGAATGGGTGCACCGCCTGCTGGCGCGTCTGATCGGTCTGGCCTTCGCACTGCCGCTCGCATGGTTCTGGCTCAAGCGCACGATCCCGCTGGGGTACAAGCCGCGGCTTCTCGCGCTGCTTGCCCTGGGCGGACTGCAGGGTGCGGTCGGCTGGTGGATGGTGTCGTCGGGCCTCTCTCCCGAAGCGCTCGACCGGGTGAGCCACTTCCGCCTTGCCGCGCACCTTCTTACCGCGCTGGTCACGCTGGGCGGCCTGATCTGGACCGCGCTCGACCTTGCGCAGCTGCGTCTCGGCCAGCCACCGGCCCGCGTGACCCGCTTCGGCGGTATCGTGCTGGCCATGCTGGCCTTCCAATTGTTCATGGGCGCGATGGTCGCCGGTCTTCGCGCGGGCTACGTGGCCGGGGCCGGCTGGTTCAATCCCGGGGCCTGGCCGCTGATGCAGGGCAGCCTCTTCCCCGACGGCGTCGAATGGGGGCTGGGGCCGCTCCACGTCCTGTTCAGCGATCCGTACATGACCCATTTCATCCATCGCTGGTGGGCCTGGGCCGTTGTCGCCGCGCTCGTCGTCCTGTCCCGCCATATGCGCGCCTTGCGCGCACGCGGGACTTCAGTGGCCATCCACTGCGCCTTTGGAACACAGATCCTGCTCGGTATCTTCACCGTGTGGTCGGGCGTCACCCTGTGGATCGCCGTGGCGCACCAGCTCTGCGCCGCCTTGCTCGTGGCCGTGACGGTCTGGGGCGTCCACATTCTGGGGCGGCGCGACATGGTTGGCCTCGGCGTCTGA
- the cutA gene encoding divalent-cation tolerance protein CutA: MAGDPVPALVWCPFPDEEAALAAIHQLLDERLIACGNVLGPMTCVFVWNGQKDTGRETGALLKTNSDLLDAAVNRLAEIHPYEEPAVVGWRCDAAAAGTAGWLAAIAGNA, translated from the coding sequence ATGGCGGGCGACCCGGTCCCGGCGCTGGTCTGGTGCCCGTTCCCCGATGAGGAAGCGGCGCTTGCCGCCATTCACCAGCTGCTGGACGAGCGGCTGATCGCCTGCGGCAATGTGCTGGGGCCGATGACTTGCGTCTTCGTGTGGAACGGCCAGAAGGACACCGGTCGCGAGACCGGGGCGCTGCTCAAGACCAATTCCGACCTGCTCGATGCGGCGGTAAACCGCCTTGCCGAGATCCATCCCTATGAGGAGCCGGCCGTGGTCGGCTGGCGCTGCGATGCGGCAGCTGCAGGCACCGCCGGATGGCTTGCGGCGATTGCCGGAAATGCCTGA
- the rplM gene encoding 50S ribosomal protein L13 has translation MKALTKVTRSIKPAEVEKKWHLIDAEGLVVGRLAVIIADLLRGKHKPSFTPHVDCGDHVVVINADKVRFTGNKLKQQTYYKHTGYAGGIKEVTADKVLAGRFPERVLEKAVERMIPRGPLGRDQMRALHVYAGSEHPHGGTQPEALDVASMNRKNKVGA, from the coding sequence ATGAAGGCGCTCACGAAGGTCACCCGGTCGATCAAGCCGGCCGAGGTGGAAAAGAAGTGGCATCTGATCGATGCCGAAGGTCTGGTGGTTGGCCGTCTCGCGGTCATCATCGCCGACCTCCTGCGCGGCAAGCACAAGCCGAGCTTCACCCCGCACGTCGATTGCGGCGATCATGTCGTCGTCATCAACGCCGACAAGGTCCGCTTCACCGGCAACAAGCTGAAGCAGCAGACCTACTACAAGCACACCGGTTATGCCGGCGGCATCAAGGAAGTCACCGCGGACAAGGTTCTCGCCGGTCGCTTCCCCGAGCGCGTGCTCGAGAAGGCCGTTGAGCGCATGATCCCCCGTGGTCCGCTCGGCCGTGACCAGATGCGCGCCCTGCACGTCTATGCCGGCAGCGAGCACCCGCACGGTGGCACCCAGCCCGAAGCGCTCGACGTCGCTTCCATGAACCGCAAGAACAAGGTGGGCGCGTAA
- the rpsI gene encoding 30S ribosomal protein S9 has protein sequence MSDTDTVQSLSDLKDLGEVAAADETVAAAPVSNAPLREQELDAQGRAYATGRRKDAVARVWLKPGTGKVTVNGRDQEVYFARPTLRLVINQPFQISGREGQYDIVATVKGGGLSGQAGAVKHGISQALSKYEPALRATVKAAGFLTRDSRVVERKKYGRAKARRSFQFSKR, from the coding sequence ATGTCCGATACCGATACCGTCCAGAGCCTGTCCGACCTCAAGGACCTTGGCGAAGTCGCCGCTGCTGACGAAACCGTCGCGGCTGCCCCTGTCTCGAACGCGCCGCTGCGCGAGCAGGAGCTCGACGCACAGGGCCGCGCCTATGCCACCGGCCGCCGCAAGGATGCCGTTGCCCGCGTCTGGCTGAAGCCTGGCACCGGCAAGGTCACTGTCAACGGCCGTGACCAGGAAGTTTACTTCGCTCGTCCGACCCTGCGTCTGGTCATCAACCAGCCGTTCCAGATCTCGGGCCGCGAAGGCCAGTACGACATCGTCGCCACCGTCAAGGGCGGCGGTCTTTCGGGCCAGGCCGGTGCTGTGAAGCACGGCATCTCGCAGGCGCTCTCGAAGTACGAGCCGGCCCTGCGCGCCACCGTCAAGGCTGCCGGCTTCCTGACCCGCGACAGCCGCGTCGTCGAGCGTAAGAAGTACGGCCGCGCCAAGGCACGCCGCAGCTTCCAGTTCTCGAAGCGCTAA
- a CDS encoding MFS transporter: MGLAPDTAPEYPGIVGQISSHKQGASSAESKQSGTAQNNGTFSPFRYPIFRAIWIANLFSNIGSTLQSVGAAWLMTELTPSHQLVALVQASTTVPILLIGVFAGAIADNYDRRQVMLVAQVGMLLVSSALAALTYAGLINPGLLLSFTLCVGIGTALNSPAWQASVRQQVDPAELPQAIALNSISFNIARSVGPALGGILISLWDASFAFLINAVSYVGLIAVLLWWRPPARQIERNPILPAVGVGLRYCATSHTLRRILIRGFSVGFCLAAYQALLPTVVSDQLKGDEFDFGLMLGLFGIGSICAAPFVRKIIRHIGLEGIVLAGSAIFVVSMSILAAAHDIRYALPAAFVSGMAWVLILTTINTAVQMRAPDEILGRCLSIYQAVTFGGMAIGSWLWGAMADWRGLPFALHTAAAVLATSFVILRFLAPMPKAGEGVLRSQ; this comes from the coding sequence TTGGGCCTTGCCCCGGACACGGCTCCGGAATACCCCGGGATCGTGGGACAGATCAGCAGCCATAAGCAGGGCGCAAGCAGCGCCGAATCCAAACAGTCCGGCACGGCGCAGAACAACGGCACGTTTTCGCCGTTTCGCTATCCGATCTTCCGGGCGATCTGGATCGCCAACCTGTTTTCAAACATCGGTTCGACCCTGCAGTCGGTGGGCGCCGCGTGGCTTATGACCGAACTGACGCCGTCGCACCAGCTTGTCGCGCTGGTCCAGGCTTCGACGACGGTCCCGATCCTGCTGATCGGCGTGTTTGCCGGCGCCATTGCCGATAACTACGACAGGCGTCAGGTGATGCTGGTCGCACAAGTCGGCATGCTGCTGGTATCGAGCGCGCTTGCCGCGCTCACTTATGCCGGACTGATCAACCCTGGCCTGCTGCTGAGCTTCACGCTTTGCGTCGGGATCGGCACTGCGCTCAATTCGCCGGCCTGGCAGGCCTCGGTCCGCCAGCAGGTCGACCCCGCGGAGCTACCGCAGGCGATCGCGCTCAATTCGATCTCGTTCAATATCGCCCGCTCGGTCGGGCCGGCTCTTGGCGGCATCCTCATATCGCTGTGGGACGCATCCTTCGCATTCCTGATCAATGCCGTGAGTTACGTCGGCCTGATCGCCGTGCTGCTCTGGTGGCGCCCCCCTGCCCGCCAGATCGAGCGAAATCCCATCCTGCCTGCAGTCGGTGTCGGCCTGCGCTATTGCGCGACCTCGCATACGCTGCGGCGCATCCTGATCCGCGGCTTTTCGGTGGGCTTCTGCCTTGCTGCGTACCAGGCGCTGCTGCCGACGGTAGTGAGCGACCAGCTCAAGGGTGACGAATTCGATTTCGGCCTCATGCTGGGCCTGTTCGGCATCGGCTCGATCTGCGCAGCGCCCTTCGTTCGCAAGATCATCCGCCATATCGGGCTGGAAGGCATCGTCCTGGCAGGATCGGCGATCTTCGTGGTGTCGATGTCTATTCTCGCCGCCGCGCACGACATTCGCTATGCCCTGCCCGCAGCCTTCGTGTCCGGCATGGCCTGGGTCTTGATCCTGACCACCATCAACACCGCAGTGCAGATGCGCGCACCTGACGAGATTCTGGGCCGATGCCTCTCGATCTACCAGGCCGTGACGTTCGGCGGCATGGCGATCGGTTCATGGCTATGGGGCGCCATGGCGGACTGGCGCGGCCTGCCGTTCGCGCTGCATACCGCCGCGGCGGTGCTGGCCACTTCCTTCGTGATCCTGCGCTTCCTCGCGCCGATGCCCAAGGCCGGTGAAGGCGTGCTGCGCAGCCAGTGA
- a CDS encoding DUF2141 domain-containing protein — translation MSGLEKADVSATVTDLRSTKGQVLACLTTRPDAFPDCAKDPNAFTRIVPAGTNVRIDFGAVPDGRYAIALVHDENGNGKLDKSLMIPREGFGFSRDAPVRMGPPSFAKAAFPVEGEGAHIAIRMRYIL, via the coding sequence GTGAGCGGGCTGGAAAAGGCGGACGTATCGGCCACGGTCACCGACTTGCGCTCGACCAAGGGGCAGGTGCTGGCCTGCCTGACTACACGCCCCGATGCCTTTCCGGACTGCGCCAAGGACCCCAACGCCTTCACCCGCATCGTTCCCGCAGGCACCAATGTGCGCATCGATTTCGGCGCGGTACCTGACGGCCGCTATGCCATCGCCCTCGTCCATGACGAGAACGGCAACGGCAAGCTGGACAAGAGCCTGATGATCCCGCGCGAGGGCTTCGGCTTTTCCCGTGACGCGCCCGTGCGCATGGGGCCGCCCAGCTTTGCCAAGGCCGCTTTCCCCGTGGAGGGAGAAGGCGCCCACATTGCGATCCGGATGCGCTACATCCTGTAG
- a CDS encoding sterol desaturase family protein, with protein MPASLGPGPWAVIASAAVMTAIVGVRYLMTSGLFALITRRVRPGLYQGLSGQIGREIGWSLLSAAIYGIPAGIVAWGWQERGWTRIYNDPQAYPLWWMPLSLLAYLFLHDTWFYWTHRWMHRPVPFRIAHAVHHASRPPTAWAAMSFHPAEALTGAIVIPALVFFVPIHVGVLGLVLLIMTVMGITNHMGWEIFPRWLVHSRAGHWLITASHHNRHHEFYRCNYGLYFRFWDHLCGTDKGLSVP; from the coding sequence ATGCCAGCGAGCTTGGGTCCGGGTCCTTGGGCGGTGATCGCCTCCGCTGCCGTCATGACGGCAATCGTCGGCGTGCGCTACCTGATGACCTCGGGCCTGTTCGCCCTGATCACCCGCCGCGTCCGCCCGGGCCTATACCAGGGCCTGAGCGGACAGATCGGCCGGGAGATCGGCTGGTCGCTGCTTTCGGCGGCCATCTACGGGATACCCGCCGGGATCGTCGCCTGGGGCTGGCAGGAACGGGGCTGGACGCGGATCTACAACGATCCGCAGGCCTATCCGCTATGGTGGATGCCGCTATCGCTGCTGGCCTACCTCTTCCTGCATGACACCTGGTTCTACTGGACCCACCGCTGGATGCATCGGCCCGTTCCGTTCCGGATCGCCCATGCCGTGCACCACGCCAGCCGGCCGCCGACGGCCTGGGCGGCGATGAGTTTTCATCCCGCCGAAGCGCTGACCGGTGCCATCGTCATCCCCGCCCTCGTCTTCTTCGTGCCGATTCACGTCGGCGTGCTGGGACTCGTCCTGCTGATCATGACCGTCATGGGAATCACCAATCACATGGGTTGGGAGATTTTCCCGCGGTGGCTCGTTCATTCGCGCGCAGGGCACTGGCTGATAACGGCCAGTCATCACAACCGCCATCACGAGTTCTATCGATGCAACTACGGGCTTTACTTCCGATTCTGGGATCATCTGTGCGGAACCGACAAGGGCCTCTCGGTGCCCTGA
- a CDS encoding DEAD/DEAH box helicase, with protein MSYFSELGLAEPILRALEAKGYTDPSPIQRKAIPSLLEGRDLLGIAQTGTGKTAAFSLPSLHRLAADPKPRNNAGCRMLVLSPTRELAAQIADNMRGYAKFLSLSVQCIFGGVPVGKQARALERGCDILVATPGRLLDLIDNRALTLRHVEIFVLDEADQMMDLGFIVPLKRVAALLPKQRQSLFFSATMPQAIAELGKQFINNPVKVEVAPQSTTAERVEQYATFINQAEKQALLTLRLREGLAPDAAEKAEHGAIDRALVFTRTKHGADRVVRHLTAAGIPAAAIHGNKSQAQRTAALGGFRQGTVRVLVATDIAARGIDVSGVSHVYNFEIPNVPEQYVHRIGRTARAGADGVAISFVAPDEKPYIRDIERLTRIKLAPLPLPEDFQKQAARLPAPARKAPAEPQGSGNRRGQQSRGGNGRSGEERRRERPRGDRVHGERPQGERPRHDGQRSDRRTEHVSEEGGERKRRFRPRGPNSVGAHKGKVRRAG; from the coding sequence ATGTCCTATTTCTCCGAACTTGGCCTTGCCGAGCCCATTCTCCGCGCGCTCGAGGCCAAAGGTTACACCGATCCCTCGCCGATCCAGCGCAAGGCGATTCCTTCGCTGCTGGAAGGCCGCGACCTGCTGGGCATCGCCCAGACCGGCACCGGCAAGACTGCCGCGTTCTCACTGCCCTCGCTGCACCGCCTGGCCGCCGATCCCAAGCCGCGCAACAATGCCGGCTGCCGCATGCTGGTCCTTTCGCCCACGCGTGAACTGGCGGCACAGATCGCCGACAACATGCGCGGCTATGCGAAGTTCCTGAGTCTTTCGGTGCAGTGCATCTTCGGCGGCGTGCCGGTGGGCAAGCAGGCCCGTGCGCTGGAACGTGGCTGCGACATTCTCGTCGCCACGCCGGGCCGCCTGCTCGACCTGATCGACAACCGCGCGCTGACGCTGCGCCATGTCGAGATCTTCGTGCTCGACGAAGCCGACCAGATGATGGATCTGGGCTTCATCGTGCCCCTGAAGCGCGTCGCCGCACTGCTGCCCAAGCAGCGCCAGAGCCTGTTCTTCTCGGCCACCATGCCGCAGGCGATCGCCGAACTGGGCAAGCAGTTCATCAACAACCCGGTGAAGGTCGAAGTCGCGCCGCAGTCGACCACGGCCGAGCGCGTCGAACAGTACGCGACGTTCATCAACCAGGCGGAGAAGCAGGCTCTGCTGACCCTGCGCCTGCGCGAAGGGCTGGCGCCTGACGCGGCCGAGAAGGCCGAACACGGCGCCATCGACCGCGCCCTTGTCTTCACCCGCACCAAGCACGGCGCCGACCGCGTCGTGCGCCACCTGACCGCCGCGGGCATCCCGGCCGCTGCGATTCACGGCAACAAGAGCCAGGCGCAGCGCACTGCCGCGCTTGGCGGCTTCCGCCAGGGAACCGTGCGCGTCCTCGTTGCCACCGACATCGCCGCGCGCGGGATCGACGTTTCGGGCGTGAGCCACGTCTACAACTTCGAGATCCCCAACGTGCCGGAACAGTACGTCCACCGCATCGGCCGCACTGCACGTGCCGGCGCGGACGGCGTTGCGATCAGCTTCGTAGCGCCGGACGAAAAGCCCTATATCCGCGATATCGAGCGCCTCACCCGCATCAAGCTGGCGCCTCTGCCGCTTCCCGAGGACTTCCAGAAGCAGGCCGCCCGCCTGCCTGCCCCCGCGCGCAAGGCACCGGCCGAACCGCAAGGTTCCGGCAATCGGCGCGGACAGCAGAGCCGTGGCGGCAATGGTCGCAGCGGCGAAGAACGCCGGCGCGAACGCCCTCGGGGCGATCGTGTGCACGGTGAACGGCCGCAGGGTGAACGGCCCCGTCACGACGGCCAGCGTTCCGATCGTCGCACCGAACACGTCAGCGAGGAAGGCGGCGAGCGCAAGCGCCGTTTCCGTCCCCGCGGGCCGAACAGCGTCGGCGCGCACAAGGGCAAGGTTCGCCGCGCGGGCTAG
- a CDS encoding DUF1289 domain-containing protein codes for MTCVPSPCTGVCRLDPGSGLCLGCKRTMEEIADWPMLPVKGKRAIIARLAGRAISPIRH; via the coding sequence ATGACTTGCGTGCCATCCCCTTGCACCGGTGTGTGCCGGCTCGATCCGGGCTCCGGCCTGTGCCTTGGGTGCAAGCGCACGATGGAGGAAATCGCCGACTGGCCGATGCTGCCGGTCAAAGGTAAGCGGGCGATTATCGCGCGGCTCGCGGGCAGGGCGATTTCTCCAATAAGGCATTGA
- a CDS encoding MmcB family DNA repair protein, with protein MADTDSPGVIPQSDPGSFAAPDVVRGIGRLFARNDIWCLTEMPLRCGRRADLMGIDAKGHVVIVEIKVSRADLLGDGKWTDYLDYCDRFYWGLPPSLDRSPLEGEAFLPDKCGVIVADGYDAEILRPAPLRQLAAARRKVEVERLARASLRRLVNIGDTHTSQWGG; from the coding sequence ATGGCCGATACCGATTCCCCCGGGGTGATCCCGCAGTCAGACCCCGGTTCCTTCGCCGCCCCCGATGTCGTTCGCGGCATCGGGCGTCTCTTTGCCCGCAACGATATCTGGTGCCTGACCGAAATGCCGCTGCGCTGCGGGCGGCGGGCCGACCTCATGGGCATAGACGCCAAGGGGCATGTCGTGATCGTCGAGATCAAGGTCAGCCGGGCTGACCTGCTGGGCGACGGCAAGTGGACCGACTATCTCGACTACTGCGACCGATTCTACTGGGGCCTGCCCCCATCGCTCGATCGCTCGCCGCTGGAAGGGGAAGCCTTCCTGCCCGACAAGTGCGGGGTCATCGTCGCAGACGGCTACGATGCAGAAATCCTTCGCCCAGCCCCCTTGCGCCAGCTTGCCGCCGCGCGCCGCAAGGTGGAAGTCGAGCGCCTGGCTCGCGCATCGCTGCGCCGGCTGGTCAACATCGGCGACACGCATACCTCGCAGTGGGGCGGTTGA
- a CDS encoding NYN domain-containing protein, which produces MAMRTRIYVDGFNLYYGCLKGQPHKWLNPFLLCQNLLPRNSVEHLRYFTAKVSARPNDPDQPVRQQTYFRALGTIPQITVHLGHFLTHEVTMPDAAAWRQGRHVPRHVVKTEEKGSDVNLATWLLMDAMDNQFDCAVIISNDSDLKEPISLVRNRFRKAIGILNPQRNVSQALRPLAHFIKPIRGGALGNAQFPNTMTDSTGQFQKPARW; this is translated from the coding sequence ATGGCCATGCGCACGCGGATTTATGTCGATGGTTTCAATCTCTATTATGGCTGCCTCAAGGGCCAGCCGCACAAATGGTTGAATCCATTTTTGCTCTGCCAGAACCTTTTGCCGCGCAATAGCGTCGAGCACCTCAGGTATTTTACCGCGAAGGTAAGCGCACGCCCGAATGATCCCGATCAGCCCGTTAGGCAGCAAACTTATTTTCGGGCGCTAGGCACCATCCCGCAGATTACCGTACACCTTGGCCATTTCCTCACCCATGAAGTTACAATGCCCGATGCCGCCGCTTGGAGGCAGGGACGGCATGTGCCCCGCCATGTCGTAAAAACTGAGGAAAAGGGATCGGACGTAAATCTGGCAACTTGGCTGTTGATGGACGCGATGGACAATCAATTCGATTGCGCCGTCATCATCAGCAACGACAGCGACTTGAAAGAACCAATCAGCTTGGTCCGCAATCGCTTCCGAAAGGCTATCGGCATTCTGAACCCTCAGAGGAATGTCAGCCAAGCACTGCGCCCACTCGCGCATTTCATCAAACCCATTCGCGGCGGCGCGCTAGGTAACGCCCAATTCCCCAATACGATGACCGATTCAACGGGCCAGTTTCAGAAACCAGCGCGCTGGTGA